In Chrysiogenia bacterium, the genomic window CAGTAGCGCGTACGAGCGCATCTGGCAGCGCAAGCTGGAATCCCTGCTGGCCAATCCCGCCGACTGGATCGAGGCAATCGACCCTGATGACGTCGAGCGTGTGGAGCACGCCTTTGCCCGCATGATCGAGGGCAACCCCTTCGACGAGGTCTACCGGATCATTCTGCCTGACGGAGGAATCCGATGGATTCACGACCGCGGGAATCCGATCATGGGCGAGGACGGCCGGGTCGCGCACATGGCCGGCATTGCCGAAGACATCACGGTGCGCCGCGAGGCGGAGGAATCGCTGCGCGTCAGCGAGGAGCGACTCAAGCAGATTGTCACCCACGTCAAGGACGTGTTCTGGCTTGGCGATGTCCGTACACGAAAAGTGCTCTACGTCAGTCCTGCATTTGAAGGGATTTGGGGCGTGGCGGTCGCGGACGCGCTGGAGTGTTTCGACCTGTGGATGGAAAAAATTCATGAGGAAGACCGACCCCGCGTGGCGGCGGCCATTGATGCGTTCTTTCAGGGCGCCCCGTACCGCGAGACCTACCGAGTCGTACGAGAGGACGGTTCGATTCGCTGGATCACCGATGCGGGGCAGGTCATCAATGACGACGAAGGAAAGCCCTATCACCTGGCCGGCGTGGCCCGTGACATTACCGAGCAATGGGAGACCGAGCAGGCGCTTCGCGAGAGTGAGCAGCGCCTGAGCCAGGTGGTCAACCAGATCGGCGAAGTCTTCTGGCTGACCGACCTCAAGGGCAATATCCTCTATGTGAGTCCGGCCTACGAAGGGGTCTGGGGACGGCCGCGTGAAGGGGTTTATAAGAACAGCGCCGAGTGGCTCATGAGCGTGCATCCAGACGACCGCGGGCGCGTGGCGGCCGAGTATGCGCGCGGCCTGGCCGGGGAGGGCTTTGCCACGGAGTTCCGCCTCGTCCAGCCCGATGGAAGCGAGCGATGGATCAGCACGCGTAGCGTTCCGGTTTGTGATGACGATGGCCGCATGGTTCGGATGGCCGGCGTTGCAGAGGACATCACCCGCCGGAAGAACGAAGAGCTGGCCAGGCTCAAGATCGAGGAGGG contains:
- a CDS encoding PAS domain-containing protein, producing the protein MAALLAALFWLDLQLPLGIAGGVPYVLPVLLSQRLLSARASILTAIISTLLIGAGWHLSAPAADGWMVATNRALAVFAVWVTAWLGGRVRSAEREALKARQETEPLLEQIVARVQEVFYFLEAGTGRVLFASSAYERIWQRKLESLLANPADWIEAIDPDDVERVEHAFARMIEGNPFDEVYRIILPDGGIRWIHDRGNPIMGEDGRVAHMAGIAEDITVRREAEESLRVSEERLKQIVTHVKDVFWLGDVRTRKVLYVSPAFEGIWGVAVADALECFDLWMEKIHEEDRPRVAAAIDAFFQGAPYRETYRVVREDGSIRWITDAGQVINDDEGKPYHLAGVARDITEQWETEQALRESEQRLSQVVNQIGEVFWLTDLKGNILYVSPAYEGVWGRPREGVYKNSAEWLMSVHPDDRGRVAAEYARGLAGEGFATEFRLVQPDGSERWISTRSVPVCDDDGRMVRMAGVAEDITRRKNEELARLKIEEG